A window of the Trichoderma asperellum chromosome 6, complete sequence genome harbors these coding sequences:
- a CDS encoding uncharacterized protein (TransMembrane:1 (o348-368i)~EggNog:ENOG41), producing MKPLRRGQGDERWGAPTQRPGPVPQGILSSQRLHSLQASLSEEPPQYTLEDMRLLYHFSNHTAMTLSDVPEAQLAWGTSAIQVAFKHPFLLQGILALSALHLTSLEGRTTRETERLSIVAASKQDAALREFRSKVGHITRQNCNSLFAFSFLTEFYIPASAGTVINPSATFMNNNLFEAVLDWLRLHRGTSDIYKRHGDWLAAGPLAALFWGDVLNTDSRVPSQRASLVLPSSAHNAQYFLDLWTAIKSNSNIIEDRDASASAEGQDEANEVNLQVLMILVDIFSRTQIFNKPNQATTAELHRSPRQFQSDQHPPNVVNKPYYLGLSFSWLFRVPARYVELLERRQPASLIIFAHFALLLHNAPRFWWNKGMSAKIVKAVSAVLPAQCQQYIKLPIQEIL from the coding sequence ATGAAACCCTTGCGGCGCGGACAGGGAGACGAGAGATGGGGGGCTCCGACCCAGCGACCAGGCCCGGTACCACAAGGAATCCTCTCTTCTCAACGATTGCACAGTTTGCAAGCAAGTCTCAGTGAAGAACCGCCTCAATATACCTTAGAAGATATGCGCCTTTTATATCACTTCTCCAACCACACAGCCATGACGCTCTCAGATGTCCCCGAAGCCCAGCTTGCCTGGGGTACAAGCGCTATTCAGGTTGCATTTAAGCATCCATTCTTGCTCCAGGGTATATTGGCGCTCTCTGCCCTACACTTGACTAGCCTGGAAGGCAGGACCACAAGAGAAACCGAGCGTCTTTCAATTGTCGCAGCCAGTAAACAAGATGCAGCCTTGAGAGAATTCCGGTCGAAAGTTGGGCATATTACCCGTCAGAACTGTAACTcgctttttgccttttcttttctcaccGAATTCTACATTCCTGCCTCTGCCGGCACGGTAATTAACCCATCTGCCACATTTATGAATAATAATCTCTTCGAAGCCGTTTTGGACTGGCTCCGACTTCACCGAGGCACATCTGACATCTATAAGCGTCATGGCGATTGGTTGGCGGCGGGGCCATTAGCCGCGCTCTTTTGGGGCGATGTCCTAAACACAGACTCACGAGTGCCATCTCAGAGAGCAAGTTTAGTGcttccatcatcagctcACAATGCTCAGTATTTCTTGGACCTGTGGACGGCAATCAAATCTAATTCTAACATAATAGAGGACAGGGATGCTTCTGCGTCTGCTGAAGGACAGGACGAAGCAAACGAAGTCAACTTACAGGTCTTGATGATTCTGGTTGACATTTTTAGTCGGACTCAAATATTTAACAAACCCAATCAAGCAACCACTGCTGAGCTACACCGCAGTCCCCGCCAGTTTCAAAGTGACCAACACCCCCCCAACGTTGTCAACAAACCGTATTATCTCggcctttctttctcatgGTTATTTAGAGTTCCTGCTAGATATGTGGAGTTATTGGAACGAAGACAACCAGCGTCACTCATTATATTTGCTCACTTTGCGCTGCTCTTACACAATGCTCCAAGGTTCTGGTGGAACAAGGGCATGTCAGCGAAAATTGTAAAAGCAGTGAGTGCCGTTCTTCCTGCTCAGTGTCAGCAATACATTAAGTTGCCCATTCAAGAGATACTTTGA
- a CDS encoding uncharacterized protein (EggNog:ENOG41), with protein sequence MSVSAISKFQTLKQEHSFLFIVYYRGHWCPFCMAYLSSLQDLSPTITAAGGYPVIVSAQDEEHLAQVRSSSGYTGEAINDPENILAKHLAANDMVTVAITEREGYPHGMAQPAILVMKYDGTVMESWAIAPSEMNLGGAKDRPDLQEVWENVNSKLNNKQPSYAHFTNQKELDDLARKLGFV encoded by the exons ATGTCAGTTAGCGCTATATCGAAATTCCAAACTCTCAAGCAGGAACATAGCTTTCTGTTCATAGTTT ATTATCGTGGTCACTGGTGCCCGTTCTGCATGGCATACCTTTCGAGTTTGCAAGACCTAAGCCCAACCATCACCGCGGCGGGGGGGTATCCAGTGATTGTCTCTGCGCAGGATGAGGAGCACCTTGCCCAGGTTCGGTCTTCTAGTGGATATACCGGCGAGGCAATTAATGATCCGGAGAACATCCTAGCTAAGCACTTGGCAGCCAATGATATGGTTACTGTTGCGATTACAGAGAGGGAAGGATATCCGCATGGCATGGCCCAGCCTGCAATTTTGGTAATGAAATACGATGGAACCGTCATGGAAAGTTGGGCCATTGCCCCTTCTGAG ATGAACCTAGGAGGAGCTAAGGACCGTCCTGACCTTCAGGAAGTATGGGAAAATGTCAATTCTAAGCTCAACAATAAACAACCCTCTTATGCGCATTTTACTAACCAGAAGGAACTGGATGATCTTGCGAGAAAGCTCGGTTTTGTATAA
- a CDS encoding uncharacterized protein (EggNog:ENOG41~SECRETED:SignalP(1-19)): protein MNYFTKGFLLLLAFRLTAGTPITNSSAAPIPPSLDSFYTPPHGFEKTSPGHILRHRAVPVTVNLPNYPPLAQSLQFLYRTTNTFGDAVAAMTTVLVPQNADLGKLVSLQDFEDSADIDCAPSFIIQTSQPEQTALLIELALMQGWVVAIPDHEGPKASYLANIQSAHAVLDGIRAVLSSSSLTHLSKDPAIVLWGYSGGGLASAFAAELQPSYAPELKILGAAAGGIVPNITAVITEVNNKPNSWLIPAGIMGLVHEYPKLGPIIDAHLIPATASSFKATEHVCSEVLFGSENILSYFRDFDALMANPSLLAILAQNDMGNDSPEIPMFIYKGVQDEISPIGETDELVKKYCAGGSRVTYRRDILANHELDAVLALPAVLPCLNDRLNRVPVSHNCSTSTMVSSLFEIDAVSQETQNVILSALVDAIASSN, encoded by the coding sequence ATGaattactttactaaagGATTTTTACTACTGCTTGCCTTTCGGCTTACGGCTGGTACACCTATAACGAATTCATCTGCAGCTCCAATCCCGCCAAGCCTGGATTCGTTCTACACTCCGCCGCATGGCTTCGAAAAGACTTCCCCGGGACACATACTGCGACATCGGGCTGTTCCGGTTACTGTTAATCTCCCCAATTATCCTCCTTTAGCACAATCTCTCCAATTTCTGTATCGCACAACCAACACATTTGGTGATGCGGTGGCAGCGATGACAACCGTCCTTGTTCCACAAAACGCGGATCTTGGGAAATTAGTTTCATTGCAAGACTTTGAAGACTCAGCGGACATTGATTGCGCGCCATCCTTCATAATACAAACCAGTCAACCGGAACAAACTGCATTACTCATCGAGCTGGCTCTTATGCAAGGCTGGGTTGTGGCCATCCCAGATCACGAAGGTCCCAAAGCATCGTACCTTGCAAATATCCAGTCAGCACACGCCGTTCTCGATGGCATACGCGCAGTtctatcttcttcatccctgACACATCTGTCGAAAGATCCTGCAATTGTCTTATGGGGGTATTCTGGTGGGGGTCTCGCCAGTGCCTTTGCCGCAGAGCTCCAGCCTTCGTATGCGCCAGAATTGAAAATATTGGGAGCCGCTGCTGGTGGTATTGTCCCAAATATCACGGCTGTGATAACCGAAGTTAACAATAAGCCAAACTCTTGGCTTATACCAGCCGGAATTATGGGCCTGGTGCATGAATATCCAAAGTTGGGGCCAATTATCGATGCGCATCTCATCCCAGCGACAGCCAGTTCTTTCAAAGCAACAGAGCATGTTTGCTCTGAAGTTCTGTTTGGAAGTGAAAATATTTTGTCCTATTTTCGCGACTTCGACGCCTTAATGGCAAATCCTTCTCTCCTCGCAATTCTTGCACAAAACGACATGGGCAATGACTCACCAGAAATACCAATGTTTATCTATAAGGGAGTGCAAGATGAAATCAGTCCAATTGGCGAAACTGACGAACTGGTAAAGAAGTATTGCGCTGGTGGATCCAGAGTCACATACAGAAGAGATATCTTGGCAAATCATGAGTTGGATGCTGTGCTTGCTCTCCCAGCTGTGTTGCCTTGCCTGAATGACAGGCTAAATAGGGTCCCTGTTAGTCACAACTGTTCGACTTCAACAATGGTATCATCCTTGTTCGAGATAGATGCAGTGAGCCAGGAAACACAGAATGTTATCTTGTCAGCTCTGGTAGATGCCATTGCAAGCTCTAACTAA
- a CDS encoding uncharacterized protein (CAZy:CE1~SECRETED:SignalP(1-24)): MGSKSGFAKPAGIAMLAMSSLAFAASLTQVSNWGNTDTGVSMYIYVPDRVATNPPVIVAIHPCGGSAKEYFTLTRLPSYADSLGFILIYPQTTKDSNCWDCYSSASNTHNGGSDSKAIVAMVTYTLSKYNGDASKVFSALAEFQPGASRMQPPLHHPHQTRAVPALRRILQRSNGEILHALSMRDTLSGYTKIVYGDGTRLVGYSAAGVGHFVPFHETDVLNFFDLLDGTSTGTSTQPSGPASTSGASGGPSCTAAHWVQCGGIGYSGCTVCASPYSCQVLNNYYSQCL; encoded by the exons ATGGGATCAAAATCTGGATTTGCAAAACCAGCTGGCATCGCCATGCTAGCCATGTCATCATTGGCGTTTGCTGCATCTCTGACCCAAGTCTCTAATTGGGGTAATACCGACACCGGGGTCAGTATGTATATTTACGTACCTGACCGGGTGGCGACTAACCCTCCAGTTATTGTGGCG ATTCATCCATGCGGGGGTTCTGCCAAAGAATATTTTACTCTTACCCGGCTACCTTCGTACGCGGATAGCCTTggcttcatcctcatctatCCCCAGACGACTAAGGATTCAAATTGTTGGGATTGCTACAGCTCTGCATCTAATACTCATAACGGCGGTAGCGACTCAAAGGCCATTGTAGCCATGGTTACATATACTCTCAGCAAGTATAATGGCGACGCCTCCAAGGTATTCTCG GCTTTAGCGGAGTTCCAGCCGGGTGCTTCGAGAATGCAACCTCCTCTACACCATCCTCACCAGACCAGAGCTGTGCCCGCGCTCAGAAGAATTTTACAGCGCAGCAATGGGGAGATATTGCACGCGCTGAGTATGCGGGATACACTG TCAGGCTATACGAAAATTGTTTACGGTGACGGTACAAGATTGGTTGGCTACAGTGCTGCGGGCGTAGGCCACTTTGTGCCTTTCCATGAAACTGAT GTCCTCAACTTCTTTGATCTTCTTGACGGCACTTCCACAGGTACTTCTACACAGCCTTCAGGGCCAGCAAGCACGTCGGGAGCCAGTGGCGGCCCTAGCTGTACTGCAGCTCACTGGGTCCAATGTGGCGGAATTGGATACAGTGGATGTACAGTCTGTGCCTCTCCATACAGCTGCCAAGtcttaaataactattattctCAATGTCTATAA
- a CDS encoding uncharacterized protein (SECRETED:SignalP(1-24)) — translation MGSKSGFAKPAGIAMLAMSSLAFAASLTQVSNWGNTDTGVSMYIYVPDRVATNPPVIVAIHPCGGSAKEYFTLTRLPSYADSLGFILIYPQTTKDSNCWDCYSSASNTHNGGSDSKAIVAMVTYTLSKYNGDASKVFSVGSSSGAMMTPILMAAYPDVFAGGAGFSGVPAGCFENATSSTPSSPDQSCARAQKNFTAQQWGDIARAEYAGYTGQYPKMQVWEGTADTLVYIGNLQAQLDHQAIRKLFTVTVQDWLATVLRA, via the exons ATGGGATCAAAATCTGGATTTGCAAAACCAGCTGGCATCGCCATGCTAGCCATGTCATCATTGGCGTTTGCTGCATCTCTGACCCAAGTCTCTAATTGGGGTAATACCGACACCGGGGTCAGTATGTATATTTACGTACCTGACCGGGTGGCGACTAACCCTCCAGTTATTGTGGCG ATTCATCCATGCGGGGGTTCTGCCAAAGAATATTTTACTCTTACCCGGCTACCTTCGTACGCGGATAGCCTTggcttcatcctcatctatCCCCAGACGACTAAGGATTCAAATTGTTGGGATTGCTACAGCTCTGCATCTAATACTCATAACGGCGGTAGCGACTCAAAGGCCATTGTAGCCATGGTTACATATACTCTCAGCAAGTATAATGGCGACGCCTCCAAGGTATTCTCGGTAGGATCCTCGTCTGGGGCTATGATGACACCGATCCTTATGGCTGCGTATCCTGACGTCTTTGCTGGAGGCGCAGGCTTTAGCGGAGTTCCAGCCGGGTGCTTCGAGAATGCAACCTCCTCTACACCATCCTCACCAGACCAGAGCTGTGCCCGCGCTCAGAAGAATTTTACAGCGCAGCAATGGGGAGATATTGCACGCGCTGAGTATGCGGGATACACTGGTCAGTACCCGAAGATGCAAGTTTGGGAGGGAACTGCCGATACCCTGGTGTATATTGGGAATCTTCAGGCTCAGTTAGATCA TCAGGCTATACGAAAATTGTTTACGGTGACGGTACAAGATTGGTTGGCTACAGTGCTGCGGGCGTAG
- a CDS encoding uncharacterized protein (CAZy:CE1~SECRETED:SignalP(1-24)) → MGSKSGFAKPAGIAMLAMSSLAFAASLTQVSNWGNTDTGVSMYIYVPDRVATNPPVIVAIHPCGGSAKEYFTLTRLPSYADSLGFILIYPQTTKDSNCWDCYSSASNTHNGGSDSKAIVAMVTYTLSKYNGDASKVFSVGSSSGAMMTPILMAAYPDVFAGGAGFSGVPAGCFENATSSTPSSPDQSCARAQKNFTAQQWGDIARAEYAGYTGSVRSVGQRHGLELFTQRDQHPAVRLYENCLR, encoded by the exons ATGGGATCAAAATCTGGATTTGCAAAACCAGCTGGCATCGCCATGCTAGCCATGTCATCATTGGCGTTTGCTGCATCTCTGACCCAAGTCTCTAATTGGGGTAATACCGACACCGGGGTCAGTATGTATATTTACGTACCTGACCGGGTGGCGACTAACCCTCCAGTTATTGTGGCG ATTCATCCATGCGGGGGTTCTGCCAAAGAATATTTTACTCTTACCCGGCTACCTTCGTACGCGGATAGCCTTggcttcatcctcatctatCCCCAGACGACTAAGGATTCAAATTGTTGGGATTGCTACAGCTCTGCATCTAATACTCATAACGGCGGTAGCGACTCAAAGGCCATTGTAGCCATGGTTACATATACTCTCAGCAAGTATAATGGCGACGCCTCCAAGGTATTCTCGGTAGGATCCTCGTCTGGGGCTATGATGACACCGATCCTTATGGCTGCGTATCCTGACGTCTTTGCTGGAGGCGCAGGCTTTAGCGGAGTTCCAGCCGGGTGCTTCGAGAATGCAACCTCCTCTACACCATCCTCACCAGACCAGAGCTGTGCCCGCGCTCAGAAGAATTTTACAGCGCAGCAATGGGGAGATATTGCACGCGCTGAGTATGCGGGATACACTG GCTCAGTTAGATCAGTGGGGCAACGTCATGGGCTTGAGCTTTTCACACAACGAGACCAACACCCCGCAGTCAGGCTATACGAAAATTGTTTACGGTGA
- a CDS encoding uncharacterized protein (EggNog:ENOG41) translates to MTLRQSIGADGKVGVVRKHFLETSAGIKQETGTYPYDGTWVAANLKISLPTRESHPDFPLWSLGYKPNDIYDLYWPKGWHFCSPPGKATAAGRFGPHEERLWRHEFRQNDIDDTTKVEELLWEHITPMITRDRDNTSCKWSTPVTYPLDCITVLRCRPYRFTHKVVNRWFDKRTIVIGDAAHVFPPFAGQGIASGLRDAHQLAWRLSLLVTHDGCNTKDISLSQDLLSSWALERRKSVDDAAFFSMLNGRLCNQPTPLWASLALKFKMFLDWSELFPRKLDPQNQKERKGFSDVGGAFLEKAYNGGGRMAQIYMWSTLSRTLVLSDTLLGRSPSAFTLIIVATSEDSQRFYDEAKSAVLNSSIDASILSEDSIRLVNSEVRASRDCTVQGGSDKLEVFYPFVPDQTILHSSTGNYNAGAYIDRLGRFTRFAIVRADLFIFSCANSTLELIDCLRLLRARLEHRIG, encoded by the exons ATGACCCTCCGACAATCGA TTGGGGCAGACGGCAAGGTGGGTGTCGTCAGGAAGCACTTCCTCGAGACATCTGCAGGCATCAAGCAGGAAACTGGGACATATCCGTACGATGGAACTTGGGTGGCGGCAAATTTGAAGATATCTCTACCGACTCGAGAGAGCCATCCCGATTTTCCACTATGGAGCCTTGGATACAAGCCAAATGACATATATGATTTATATTGGCCGAAAGGTTGGCACTTTTGCAGCCCACCGGGCAAGGCGACAGCGGCTGGAAGATTCGGACCGCATGAGGAACGGCTATGGCGCCACGAATTTCGGCAAAACGATATTGATGATACAACAAAGGTCGAAGAGCTTCTCTGGGAACATATTACACCAATGATTACCCGTGACCGAGACAACACAAGCTGCAAATGGTCGACGCCAGTGACTTATCCCCTCGATTGTATAACGGTTCTTCGCTGCCGGCCCTACAGATTCACTCATAAAGTGGTCAATAGATGGTTCGACAAGCGCACCATTGTTATTGGCGATGCTGCACACGTCTTCCCTCCATTCGCTGGCCAAGGCATAGCAAGCGGTTTGCGTGATGCACATCAACTAGCGTGGCGACTTTCTTTGCTAGTAACTCATGACGGCTGCAACACCAAAGACATCAGCTTGTCTCAAGACCTTCTCAGTTCTTGGGCATTGGAACGGAGAAAAAGTGTCGACGATGCCGCCTTTTTTTCCATGCTCAATGGCAGGTTATGTAACCAACCAACCCCGTTATGGGCCTCTCTAGCCCTCAAATTTAAGATGTTTCTAGATTGGTCTGAACTCTTTCCGCGCAAATTAGACCCGCAGAATCAGAAGGAACGAAAAGGCTTTTCTGATGTTGGAGGAGCATTCCTTGAAAAGGCGTATAATGGAGGTGGCCGCATGGCGCAAATTTATATGTGGTCGACACTCAGTCGAACGCTGGTTCTCTCCGACACTCTTCTGGGGAGATCACCGAGTGCATTCACACTTATTATAGTGGCTACGAGTGAAGATTCTCAAAGGTTCTACGACGAGGCCAAGTCTGCTGTCCTAAACTCCTCCATTGACGCATCTATATTATCAGAAGACTCTATAAGACTAGTGAACTCTGAAGTGCGAGCGTCCAGGGACTGCACGGTACAAGGAGGATCGGATAAATTGGAGGTATTCTATCCATTTGTCCCCGATCAAACCATTCTTCACAGCTCTACCGGCAATTACAACGCGGGTGCATACATTGATCGCCTTGGTCGATTCACCAGATTCGCAATTGTTCGGGCGgatcttttcatcttttcttGTGCTAATTCTACACTGGAACTGATTGACTGTTTGCGCCTTTTGCGGGCCAGACTCGAGCATAGAATCGGGTAA
- a CDS encoding uncharacterized protein (EggNog:ENOG41), with the protein MAGFSRLIRFVCEEDTASYFADIGPSAHGPPQQGTKLEGYSTVADLIEAKNATVATVLHLLAPLPLDDIPIYCVGLNYHSHAEEANLPVPTYPPLWTKPAASLAHPGEAIPVNDFCARSLLDYEGELVFVTSKDCKDVSPQDADKYILGYTVGNDISCRKFQLPQNSGGQFFFAKAFDKFAPIGPTLISPELFANGTGYQVITKVNGEVRQTGDIMKDMIFPPSEILSHMSQGTTIPAGTAVMTGTAAGVGAFMKPKSFLQDGDIVEVEMESVGTLRNEISFKVTAMTRVVVSIQRIIVNIATRWL; encoded by the exons ATGGCTGGGTTTTCGCGTTTGATTCGCTTTGTTTGCGAAGAAGACACTGCTTCTTACTTTGCTGACATTGGTCCCAGCGCCCATGGGCCACCTCAACAAGGTACCAAGCTGGAAGGATACAGCACGGTTGCGGACCTCATTGAAGCAAAAAATGCCACAGTCGCAACTGTTCTTCAT CTGTTGGCACCATTACCGCTGGACGACATCCCTATTTACTGCGTGGGCTTAAACTATCATAGCCACGCTGAGGAAGCCAAT CTCccggtacctacctacccaCCTCTTTGGACAAAACCCGCTGCGTCGTTGGCACACCCTGGCGAAGCAATTCCAGTCAATGACTTTTGCGCGAGAAGTCTGTTAGATTACGAG GGAGAGCTTGTCTTTGTCACGTCAAAGGATTGCAAGGATGTATCCCCTCAAGACGCGGACAAATACATACTTGGCTACACAGTTGGGAACGATATCAGCTGCCGCAAATTTCAGCTACCCCAGAACTCAGGAGGCCAGTTTTTCTTTGCTAAAGCATTTGATAAATTTGCACCAATTGGTCCCACCTTGATTAGCCCTGAATTGTTCGCCAATGGGACAGGATATCAGGTGATTACCAAAGTTAATGGGGAAGTTCGTCAGACAGGCGATATTATGAAAGACATGATTTTCCCACCTTCTGAGATTCTCAGTCATATGAGTCAAG GGACGACGATTCCAGCGGGCACCGCAGTAATGACAGGTACCGCAGCCGGAGTTGGGGCGTTCATGAAGCCAAAGTCGTTTCTTCAAGATGGCGATATTGTGGAAGTTGAGATGGAGAGCGTGGGAACGTTAAGGAATGAAATCTCGTTCAA AGTAACAGCCATGACTCGAGTAGTTGTCTCAATTCAACGAATCATAGTTAATATTGCCACCAGGTGGTTGTAA
- a CDS encoding uncharacterized protein (EggNog:ENOG41) — protein sequence MAGFSRLIRFVCEEDTASYFADIGPSAHGPPQQGTKLEGYSTVADLIEAKNATVATVLHLLAPLPLDDIPIYCVGLNYHSHAEEANLPVPTYPPLWTKPAASLAHPGEAIPVNDFCARSLLDYEGELVFVTSKDCKDVSPQDADKYILGYTVGNDISCRKFQLPQNSGGQFFFAKAFDKFAPIGPTLISPELFANGTGYQVITKVNGEVRQTGDIMKDMIFPPSEILSHMSQGTTIPAGTAVMTGTAAGVGAFMKPKSFLQDGDIVEVEMESVGTLRNEISFK from the exons ATGGCTGGGTTTTCGCGTTTGATTCGCTTTGTTTGCGAAGAAGACACTGCTTCTTACTTTGCTGACATTGGTCCCAGCGCCCATGGGCCACCTCAACAAGGTACCAAGCTGGAAGGATACAGCACGGTTGCGGACCTCATTGAAGCAAAAAATGCCACAGTCGCAACTGTTCTTCAT CTGTTGGCACCATTACCGCTGGACGACATCCCTATTTACTGCGTGGGCTTAAACTATCATAGCCACGCTGAGGAAGCCAAT CTCccggtacctacctacccaCCTCTTTGGACAAAACCCGCTGCGTCGTTGGCACACCCTGGCGAAGCAATTCCAGTCAATGACTTTTGCGCGAGAAGTCTGTTAGATTACGAG GGAGAGCTTGTCTTTGTCACGTCAAAGGATTGCAAGGATGTATCCCCTCAAGACGCGGACAAATACATACTTGGCTACACAGTTGGGAACGATATCAGCTGCCGCAAATTTCAGCTACCCCAGAACTCAGGAGGCCAGTTTTTCTTTGCTAAAGCATTTGATAAATTTGCACCAATTGGTCCCACCTTGATTAGCCCTGAATTGTTCGCCAATGGGACAGGATATCAGGTGATTACCAAAGTTAATGGGGAAGTTCGTCAGACAGGCGATATTATGAAAGACATGATTTTCCCACCTTCTGAGATTCTCAGTCATATGAGTCAAG GGACGACGATTCCAGCGGGCACCGCAGTAATGACAGGTACCGCAGCCGGAGTTGGGGCGTTCATGAAGCCAAAGTCGTTTCTTCAAGATGGCGATATTGTGGAAGTTGAGATGGAGAGCGTGGGAACGTTAAGGAATGAAATCTCGTTCAAGTAG
- a CDS encoding uncharacterized protein (EggNog:ENOG41~TransMembrane:1 (o486-508i)), whose amino-acid sequence MTLFRRSGREPEEPFYSQDQAAPASRVCDNCIRKKVKCDQGRPTCSRCLERDHACTYSSARRKPGPRRGSRRGTFSKQSGVQRSSGHYSDPPSLDNLEHIELYDTLHGLIQNGGQFEEHQQSIERPSGPSISSEGRITAEEEKYLLQEFWITIHHAIPLFSSPSSYADSTQSHDMVRTISLLTAKLVQFSFTSLDATELESQIERLLSSGALQEELLGNSPSLDQLRKACLLSFYEFHQFPGQQAWMRIAKLVRIAYWIGLDRFDTKQRVFPDREGMTQEKIDDWRLLWWCIYRLDSYANLASGTPYMVEEGIIRTSLLKTATSRLQLAPEFATSKDLLFLPPSLNHLKSLLPAIASDLPETVDFNTHLLTVTAMRQVGRGLRQYLLNKYEGSKDRPKELQDQLSLLILSLPPHFLNPMRNALQNEMPMMHHARLVAILHLHMSKILIALLSCGQCAAGEEWLLAWQQVLETAENIATILAQWNPTYSLCVDPAICFIIFTALIFVHVHTKSDMVSSSYLSNYEHHESVLLVQLEHFARYWTLSRLLILSFKGVKETLKSPLSSRHIQYIISNFEAPLHPRWLRFLSSIQTNVENCA is encoded by the exons ATGACACTGTTCCGCCGCTCAGGTAGGGAGCCGGAAGAGCCGTTTTACTCGCAAGATCAAGCCGCGCCGGCCTCCAGAGTTTGTGATAATTGCATTCG GAAGAAAGTCAAAT GTGATCAAGGACGACCAACATGCTCTCGCTGCTTGGAGCGTGATCATGCATGCACTTACTCCTCGGCTCGGCGCAAACCTGGCCCACGGCGAGGGTCACGCCGAGGTACTTTTTCAAAGCAGAGCGGCGTACAACGAAGCTCTG GGCACTACAGTGACCCGCCAAGTCTGGACAACTTAGAGCACATAGAGCTCTATGATACGTTACATGGCCTCATCCAAAATGGTGGTCAATTTGAAGAGCACCAACAATCCATTGAGAGACCATCAGGACCATCTATCTCTTCCGAGGGAAGAATAACtgcggaagaggaaaagtATCT ATTGCAGGAATTTTGGATCACAATTCATCATGCTATTCCACTCTTTTCCAGCCCAAGTAGCTATGCAGATTCTACGCAGAGTCATGACATGGTACGAACAATCTCATTGCTAACAGCCAAACTGGTACAATTCTCATTTACTTCACTTGACGCAACAGAACTTGAATCTCAGATCGAGAGACTCCTTAGCTCAGGTGCTTTGCAAGAGGAATTATTAGGAAACTCACCATCATTGGACCAGTTGCGTAAAGCTTGTTTATTGTCATTTTACGAATTTCATCAGTTCCCCGGGCAACAGGCGTGGATGAGAATCGCAAAGCTAGTGCGAATAGCGTATTGGATCGGCCTTGATCGTTTCGATACCAAGCAGAGGGTCTTTCCTGATAGAGAGGGTATGACCCAAGAGAAAATTGACGATTGGAGACTATTATGGTGGTGCATATACCGTCTTGACTCATATGCGAACCTGGCCTCCGGGACGCCATATATGGTTGAGGAAGGAATTATTCGGACTTCGCTGCTCAAAACTGCGACATCAAGATTGCAACTGGCCCCTGAATTCGCTACATCGAAAGACCTGCTATTCTTGCCGCCCTCTTTGAACCACCTGAAGAGCCTCTTGCCAGCTATCGCTTCGGATCTACCAGAGACAGTAGATTTTAATACTCACTTACTTACTGTTACAGCGATGCGGCAGGTCGGGCGTGGTTTGAGGCAGTACCTCTTGAATAAGTACGAAGGCTCCAAGGATCGGCCAAAGGAACTGCAAGATCAACTTTCACTGCTTATACTTTCCCTCCCGCCCCATTTTCTCAATCCTATGCGCAATGCCTTGCAAAATGAAATGCCTATGATGCATCATGCTAGATTGGTGGCAATCCTTCACCTCCACATGTCAAAAATTTTAATTGCTCTCCTGAGCTGCGGGCAATGCGCTGCGGGCGAAGAGTGGCTGCTGGCCTGGCAACAAGTTTTAGAAACAGCCGAGAATATTGCGACAATTTTGGCTCAATGGAATCCTACATATTCTCTATGTGTAGACCCTGCAATATGTTTCATAATATTTACTGCTCTTATATTTGTTCACGTTCATACTAAGTCGGACATGGTTTCATCTTCCTATCTGTCCAATTATGAGCATCATGAATCCGTTCTACTCGTTCAGTTGGAGCATTTTGCTAGATACTGGACATTATCAAGGCTTCTTATCC TATCTTTCAAGGGTGTTAAAGAAACATTAAAAAGTCCATTGTCAAGTCGGCATATCCAGTATATTATCTCTAACTTTGAAGCACCACTACACCCCAGATGGTTACGATTTCTTTCATCCATCCAAACAAATGTTGAAAACTGTGCCTAG